The following are encoded together in the Adhaeribacter arboris genome:
- a CDS encoding urease subunit beta, whose amino-acid sequence MIPGEYFIPKGEIEANVNRRTETLVVVNTGDRPVQIGSHFHFFEVNPLMAFDREKAFGMRLNIPAGTAVRFEPGEEKEVTLVELTGNQQAFGMNNLVNGSIASLEIKQQSLTKAEQGKFTTKGL is encoded by the coding sequence ATGATTCCAGGAGAGTATTTTATTCCAAAAGGGGAGATTGAAGCGAACGTTAACCGCCGGACTGAAACGTTGGTAGTAGTAAATACCGGCGATCGGCCGGTGCAAATTGGTTCGCATTTTCATTTTTTTGAAGTAAATCCTTTGATGGCCTTTGACCGGGAGAAAGCTTTTGGAATGCGCTTAAATATTCCGGCAGGTACGGCGGTGCGCTTCGAGCCCGGCGAAGAAAAAGAAGTAACCTTAGTAGAGTTGACAGGTAACCAACAGGCTTTTGGCATGAATAATTTAGTAAATGGCTCTATTGCTAGTTTAGAAATAAAGCAACAAAGCTTGACTAAGGCGGAACAAGGTAAATTTACAACTAAAGGATTATGA
- a CDS encoding spore photoproduct lyase family protein: MIATQEIVEFKPIVRKTKLWMPKQVLFTPAALQEPWGQQIYERVKDLGLPIEELKQNRLLGLRGADERETYRKAKSTLAVVTAPASALKLQPIPPSADYQFHLAEGCPAHCQYCYLAGSLQGPPVIRAFANLPAILENLKNYQKPNQVTTFEASCYTDPLGIEHVTGSLSETIRFFGEQENMHLRWVTKFDQVDSLLQLPHNGHTHPRLSLNTELVASRMEGGTASMEARLAAIRKLALPRSAGGGGYKVGIVLAPIMPLPDWEEQYTHLLDRLEQTLNFPSEITFELITHRFTPGSKALLQEWYPNTSIDFDESNRSLKFNKFGGKKYVYNTVTMNMLRSFFQAELKRRFPDAPILYWT; the protein is encoded by the coding sequence ATGATAGCCACCCAGGAAATAGTAGAATTTAAACCCATTGTTCGTAAAACCAAATTATGGATGCCCAAACAGGTGTTATTTACTCCCGCCGCTTTGCAGGAGCCATGGGGGCAGCAGATTTACGAGCGGGTGAAGGATTTAGGCTTACCCATAGAAGAATTAAAACAAAACCGTTTACTTGGATTACGCGGAGCTGATGAGCGCGAAACCTACCGGAAAGCAAAAAGTACCTTAGCTGTGGTAACTGCTCCGGCCAGCGCCTTGAAGTTACAGCCCATTCCGCCTTCGGCCGATTACCAGTTTCATTTGGCCGAAGGTTGTCCGGCACATTGCCAGTATTGTTATTTGGCTGGTAGCCTGCAAGGACCACCCGTTATCCGGGCATTTGCCAATTTACCGGCTATTCTGGAAAATTTAAAAAATTACCAGAAACCAAATCAGGTTACTACTTTCGAAGCAAGTTGTTATACCGATCCATTGGGTATTGAGCACGTTACGGGCAGCCTTTCCGAAACTATTCGCTTTTTTGGGGAGCAGGAAAATATGCACCTGCGTTGGGTTACCAAGTTTGACCAGGTAGATAGCTTGCTGCAATTGCCTCACAATGGTCATACGCATCCACGGCTAAGTTTAAATACCGAGTTGGTAGCTTCACGGATGGAAGGCGGTACGGCTTCTATGGAAGCTCGTTTAGCTGCTATCCGGAAATTAGCTTTGCCTCGTAGCGCAGGTGGCGGTGGTTACAAAGTAGGTATTGTTTTAGCGCCCATTATGCCATTGCCGGATTGGGAAGAGCAATACACCCATTTACTCGATCGTTTAGAGCAAACTTTAAATTTTCCTTCCGAGATTACTTTTGAATTAATTACGCACCGGTTTACCCCCGGTTCTAAGGCATTGCTACAGGAATGGTACCCCAATACTTCCATCGACTTCGACGAAAGCAACCGTTCGCTTAAGTTTAATAAGTTTGGTGGTAAAAAGTACGTGTACAATACCGTTACCATGAACATGCTGCGCAGCTTCTTTCAAGCGGAATTAAAACGCCGCTTCCCGGATGCTCCTATCTTATACTGGACCTAA
- a CDS encoding spore photoproduct lyase family protein, which translates to MQTFQPSTIFYTPDALNERGQKALLSHPAASQQEIQQHNRLPALESNHFQVKSEVLVLGRLKTLVCKESGRSSDFISPSLANGCMGACAYCYVDRNKPVNPITLFTNTEEILAAVDKHVQKQVWPKVPNQTHNLYYTYDIGCNSDISVDAAISDNVKVAVDFYRQHPKAFATFATKFVNPELLTYDPQQKVRIRFSLLPHKVSKLVDVRTDSVEKRINAINDFYQAGYEVHVNFSPVIVYEGWQEDYRELFEQLNQVVHPTVKAQMSCEVIFLTHNFWQHQANLAINPKAETLIWTPENQETKRSQFGGINVRYQHQLKAALIAEFKQLQQEIIPWCPIRYIF; encoded by the coding sequence ATGCAAACATTTCAGCCATCTACCATCTTTTACACGCCCGATGCGCTCAATGAGCGTGGTCAGAAGGCGCTTCTCTCGCATCCTGCTGCTAGTCAGCAGGAGATTCAGCAGCACAACCGTTTACCAGCTCTGGAGAGTAATCATTTTCAGGTGAAGTCGGAGGTACTGGTATTAGGCCGTTTAAAAACTTTGGTTTGCAAGGAAAGTGGCCGCAGTTCTGATTTTATTTCACCGAGCTTGGCTAATGGTTGCATGGGGGCGTGTGCTTATTGCTACGTAGACCGCAACAAACCCGTAAACCCCATTACCTTATTCACCAACACCGAAGAAATTCTGGCTGCCGTAGACAAGCATGTGCAAAAGCAAGTTTGGCCGAAAGTGCCTAACCAAACGCATAACCTGTATTACACCTACGATATTGGCTGTAATTCTGATATTTCGGTAGATGCTGCTATTTCGGATAACGTGAAGGTTGCCGTTGATTTTTACCGGCAGCACCCGAAAGCTTTTGCGACATTTGCCACTAAGTTTGTGAACCCGGAATTACTTACTTACGATCCGCAGCAGAAAGTACGCATTCGGTTTAGCTTGTTACCCCACAAAGTAAGTAAGTTAGTAGACGTGCGCACCGATTCGGTAGAGAAGCGGATTAACGCCATTAATGATTTTTACCAAGCTGGTTACGAAGTACACGTTAACTTTTCGCCGGTTATTGTGTACGAGGGCTGGCAGGAAGATTACCGAGAGTTATTTGAGCAATTAAATCAAGTAGTTCATCCGACAGTGAAAGCACAAATGAGCTGCGAGGTTATATTTCTCACGCATAATTTTTGGCAGCACCAGGCTAACTTAGCTATTAACCCCAAAGCCGAAACCTTAATTTGGACACCGGAAAATCAAGAAACCAAACGCAGCCAGTTTGGCGGTATTAACGTGCGGTATCAGCATCAGTTAAAAGCAGCGCTAATTGCCGAGTTTAAGCAATTACAGCAGGAAATTATTCCTTGGTGCCCTATTCGTTATATTTTTTAG
- the ureA gene encoding urease subunit gamma, which translates to MHLTPRETEKLLLFLAGELAEKRKARGLKLNYPEAIALISSRVQEAARDGRTVADLMQYGATILGREEVMEGIPEMIEEIQVEATFPDGTKLVTVHHPIR; encoded by the coding sequence ATGCATTTAACTCCTCGTGAAACCGAAAAATTATTATTGTTTTTAGCAGGTGAATTAGCTGAAAAACGGAAAGCTCGCGGATTAAAATTAAATTATCCGGAAGCCATTGCGCTGATTAGCAGTCGCGTACAGGAAGCGGCGCGCGATGGCCGAACGGTGGCTGATCTTATGCAATATGGGGCTACTATCTTGGGACGCGAGGAAGTAATGGAAGGCATTCCGGAAATGATTGAAGAAATACAGGTAGAAGCTACTTTCCCGGATGGCACGAAACTAGTAACGGTGCACCATCCTATTCGCTAA
- the ureC gene encoding urease subunit alpha, whose amino-acid sequence MSLKINKIKYANMYGPTTGDKVRLGDTEIIIEIEKDYAVYGEENKFGGGKTIRDGMAQSSTATRAEGVLDMVITSVIILDHWGIVKADLGIKDGKIAGIGKAGNPDIMDGVHPDMVIGASTEVHGGAGLILTAGGIDSHIHFICPQQIEHALYSGVTTMIGGGTGPADGTSATTVTPGKWFIQKMLEAAEDFPMNLGFLGKGNCATEAPLEEQIEAGALGLKIHEDWGATPAVIDASLKVADKYDVQVAIHTDTLNESGFLEHTLQAINGRVIHTYHTEGAGGGHAPDIIRAASFPNILPSSTNPTRPYTVNTIDEHLDMLMVCHHLDKNVPEDVAFADSRIRPETIAAEDILHDLGVFSMMSSDSQAMGRVGEVVTRTWQTADKMKKQRGFLPEDESKENDNFRAQRYVAKYTINPAITHGISSYVGSVEIGKMADLVLWKPALFGAKPEMIIKGGMIIASKMGDPNASIPTPQPVIYRKMFGAHGKALFKTCATFVSQIALDKGIVAEYGLQKMVLAVSNCRNISKKDLIHNDQTPNIEVNPENYEVRVNGEKITCEPLKEVALAQRYFLF is encoded by the coding sequence ATGAGCCTGAAGATTAATAAAATTAAGTACGCCAACATGTATGGCCCAACTACCGGCGATAAAGTACGGCTTGGTGATACGGAGATTATAATTGAGATAGAAAAAGATTACGCCGTTTACGGCGAGGAAAATAAGTTTGGGGGCGGAAAAACTATCCGCGACGGCATGGCGCAATCCAGTACGGCTACCCGCGCCGAAGGAGTGCTCGACATGGTGATTACCAGCGTTATTATTCTGGACCACTGGGGGATTGTAAAAGCTGACTTAGGTATAAAAGACGGTAAAATTGCGGGTATTGGTAAAGCGGGAAATCCGGATATTATGGACGGGGTTCACCCAGATATGGTTATTGGAGCTTCTACCGAAGTACATGGTGGCGCCGGATTGATTCTGACTGCTGGCGGCATTGATTCGCACATTCATTTTATTTGTCCGCAGCAAATAGAACATGCCTTATACAGCGGCGTAACCACCATGATTGGCGGAGGCACCGGGCCGGCCGATGGCACCAGTGCCACAACTGTAACTCCCGGTAAATGGTTCATTCAAAAAATGCTCGAAGCCGCCGAAGATTTTCCCATGAATTTAGGCTTTCTGGGAAAAGGCAATTGCGCCACCGAAGCTCCTTTAGAAGAACAAATTGAAGCCGGGGCTTTAGGTTTAAAAATTCACGAAGATTGGGGCGCCACCCCAGCGGTGATTGATGCGTCGTTAAAAGTAGCCGATAAATACGATGTGCAAGTTGCCATTCATACGGATACGCTGAACGAATCGGGTTTTCTGGAACATACTTTACAAGCCATTAACGGAAGAGTAATTCATACGTACCACACCGAAGGCGCGGGTGGCGGCCATGCTCCTGATATTATTCGGGCCGCATCTTTTCCGAACATTTTGCCTTCTTCTACTAATCCCACCAGGCCATATACTGTTAATACTATCGATGAGCACCTGGATATGCTCATGGTTTGCCATCACTTAGATAAAAATGTGCCCGAAGATGTTGCCTTTGCTGATTCCCGTATCCGGCCCGAAACCATTGCTGCTGAAGATATTTTGCATGATTTAGGTGTTTTTAGCATGATGAGTTCGGACTCGCAGGCCATGGGGCGGGTAGGGGAGGTAGTTACTCGTACCTGGCAAACTGCCGATAAAATGAAAAAACAGCGTGGCTTTTTACCCGAAGATGAATCAAAAGAAAACGATAATTTCCGGGCCCAGCGGTACGTGGCTAAATACACCATTAACCCGGCTATTACGCATGGCATTTCCTCATACGTTGGGTCAGTAGAAATTGGTAAAATGGCCGATTTGGTTTTGTGGAAACCCGCTTTGTTCGGAGCTAAACCCGAAATGATTATTAAAGGCGGAATGATTATCGCCAGCAAAATGGGCGACCCAAATGCCTCAATTCCCACCCCACAACCGGTTATATACCGCAAAATGTTCGGCGCACACGGCAAAGCGCTTTTTAAAACCTGCGCGACTTTTGTTTCCCAAATTGCCTTAGATAAAGGTATTGTAGCCGAATACGGTTTACAGAAAATGGTGCTGGCGGTGAGTAATTGCCGGAACATTAGTAAAAAAGATCTAATCCATAATGACCAAACTCCTAACATTGAAGTAAATCCGGAAAACTACGAAGTACGGGTAAACGGCGAAAAAATTACCTGCGAACCTTTAAAAGAAGTAGCCTTGGCTCAACGGTATTTTCTTTTTTAA